In a single window of the Pelagibacterium sp. 26DY04 genome:
- a CDS encoding type II 3-dehydroquinate dehydratase — MTKPIFVLNGPNLNRLGLREPEIYGSTTLAQVEELCRTAAGHRPVEFRQTNSEERLIEWVHEAIDAAAGIIINPAAFTFTSLALFDALKMFPGPIFELHITNVHKREQVYHHSHVSRVATAVMAGFGADGYGVAMGAMCARKDLLQ; from the coding sequence ATGACCAAACCGATCTTCGTCCTCAACGGACCCAACCTCAACCGCCTGGGCCTGCGCGAGCCTGAAATCTACGGCTCGACCACCCTGGCGCAGGTCGAAGAGCTCTGCCGCACGGCGGCGGGCCATCGGCCGGTGGAGTTCCGGCAGACCAACAGCGAAGAGCGCCTGATCGAATGGGTGCACGAGGCGATTGACGCCGCGGCTGGGATCATCATCAATCCCGCCGCCTTCACCTTCACCTCGCTCGCCCTGTTCGATGCGCTCAAGATGTTCCCCGGGCCGATTTTCGAGTTGCACATCACCAATGTGCACAAGCGCGAGCAGGTCTATCACCATTCGCACGTCTCGCGCGTGGCCACCGCTGTGATGGCGGGGTTCGGGGCGGATGGATATGGCGTGGCGATGGGCGCCATGTGCGCCCGCAAGGACCTGCTGCAATAG
- a CDS encoding heme-binding protein has translation MAIETLTLARAQAIAEAVISAARGKDFQLALAVVDTGGWSHLQIRMDGAFPAAIDAALAKARTAALFRRPSSDFSRRVKEGMPLAHLPHVVPLGGGVLLERDGVLFGALGVSGAREDTETELAEEIAVGFAQGLIGR, from the coding sequence ATGGCTATCGAAACGCTCACCCTTGCCCGGGCTCAAGCCATAGCCGAAGCGGTGATTTCGGCGGCACGCGGGAAGGACTTCCAGCTCGCCCTTGCCGTCGTCGATACCGGTGGCTGGTCCCATTTGCAGATCCGCATGGACGGGGCCTTTCCCGCCGCTATTGACGCTGCGCTTGCCAAGGCGCGGACGGCGGCGCTGTTTCGGCGGCCAAGTTCGGATTTCTCGCGCCGGGTCAAGGAAGGCATGCCTCTCGCCCATCTGCCTCATGTCGTGCCGCTGGGCGGTGGCGTGCTGCTGGAGCGAGATGGGGTGTTGTTCGGCGCCTTGGGCGTCAGTGGGGCCCGAGAGGATACTGAAACCGAACTTGCCGAAGAGATCGCTGTCGGCTTCGCGCAGGGGCTGATCGGCCGCTGA
- a CDS encoding ThuA domain-containing protein, giving the protein MIRMIARLAGASALCMALAGLPAQAQEPEQYTTFERYGVCGSIDESCYNPWNNRTEGEEEPWKVLIYYHVAPGVNPHDNLEAGVAALTALFEGEGYEVTASNDPATFESARNIRSMDTIVFFSTGREALTDLGKHQLMLYMRGGGGFVGIHNAFGTSYSWNWYEGLLGGQLFNHGPRQQGTVIVQSENDPSVAHIEEGTFFIEEEWYNIYPDPRKLSDINILLTVDEATMTQGQSDTHPGMGEGHPVSWCHYYDGGRAWMTVLGHSHDILEDDNFLQHVLAGVDGAMGKGDFCLQ; this is encoded by the coding sequence ATGATCAGGATGATTGCGCGCCTTGCCGGCGCTTCGGCTCTTTGCATGGCGCTGGCGGGGTTGCCCGCCCAGGCGCAGGAGCCCGAGCAGTATACGACGTTCGAGCGCTACGGGGTTTGCGGCTCGATCGACGAGAGTTGCTACAATCCGTGGAACAACCGCACCGAGGGCGAGGAAGAGCCCTGGAAGGTGCTGATCTACTATCACGTCGCCCCCGGCGTTAACCCGCACGACAATCTCGAAGCCGGTGTCGCGGCGCTGACGGCGCTGTTCGAGGGCGAGGGCTATGAGGTGACCGCGTCCAACGATCCGGCGACCTTCGAAAGCGCTCGCAATATCCGCTCGATGGATACGATCGTCTTCTTTTCGACCGGCCGCGAGGCGCTGACCGATCTCGGCAAGCATCAGCTCATGCTCTATATGCGGGGCGGCGGCGGGTTCGTGGGCATCCACAATGCCTTCGGCACCAGCTATAGCTGGAACTGGTACGAAGGCCTGCTCGGCGGGCAGCTTTTCAACCACGGCCCGCGCCAGCAGGGCACGGTGATCGTGCAATCGGAGAACGACCCCTCGGTGGCCCATATCGAGGAGGGCACCTTCTTCATCGAGGAAGAGTGGTACAACATCTACCCCGATCCGCGGAAACTCTCCGACATCAACATTCTTCTCACCGTCGATGAAGCGACCATGACACAGGGGCAGTCCGATACCCATCCGGGCATGGGCGAGGGGCACCCTGTCTCCTGGTGCCACTATTATGATGGCGGGCGCGCCTGGATGACCGTGCTGGGGCACAGCCACGATATCCTCGAGGACGACAATTTCCTCCAGCATGTCCTGGCCGGCGTCGATGGCGCGATGGGCAAGGGCGACTTCTGCCTTCAATAG
- a CDS encoding PQQ-binding-like beta-propeller repeat protein: MKINLLGASLFVLGALAVSVPATAQVTGFQPVTDEDILDPAPEDWIHWRNTLDGWGYSELDQITTENVANLDYAWGWVMEPGSQETTPIVHDGVMYLANPGAIVQALDATSGQMLWEYRREMPEGSRPGGLNRGLAIYGDKIYVPTPDAALVALNAETGQVEWEAQVADYQNRKTLTAAPLVADGKVFVGFQGCNVFSEEKCAMVAFDAETGEELWRTITIERPGESEDTWEGIPFALRGGGDIWTTASYDPDADLIYIGVSQAKPWSRLSRGHDGDALYTTSTLALNPDSGEIVWHRQYIPGETNDMDESFEHILIDIAGEPAYVNMGKLGILWRGNRETGEPLPAFDIGLQDQIDLNEDGTFAAYREGAIGELNVPLSSCPSATGFRSWRAMAFSPETRAVYVPMAINCDDGIVYTEVEMVEGGGGNGRGGTNRVNHPDDPDNSGRILAMNVDTGDIMWEFPMRTTANSATLATAGGVVFGGDWARNFYAFDAEDGEVLWEVTLPQAAQGYPITYAVDGRQYVAIPIGVGGATWSTSVPEALAPEVRRPSGGNMMMVFALPEDV; encoded by the coding sequence ATGAAGATCAACCTTTTGGGCGCGAGCCTGTTCGTGCTTGGCGCGCTGGCCGTCTCGGTTCCGGCAACGGCGCAGGTGACCGGTTTCCAGCCGGTAACCGACGAGGATATCCTGGATCCAGCCCCCGAGGACTGGATCCACTGGCGCAACACGCTCGATGGCTGGGGCTATTCCGAGCTCGACCAGATCACCACGGAAAATGTCGCAAATCTCGACTACGCCTGGGGCTGGGTCATGGAGCCGGGCAGCCAGGAAACCACTCCCATCGTGCATGACGGCGTCATGTATCTGGCCAACCCCGGTGCCATCGTTCAGGCGCTCGATGCCACGTCGGGGCAGATGCTGTGGGAATATCGCCGCGAGATGCCCGAGGGCTCGCGCCCCGGTGGGCTCAACCGTGGTCTCGCCATTTATGGCGACAAGATCTACGTGCCCACGCCCGACGCCGCGCTGGTTGCACTCAACGCCGAAACCGGCCAGGTCGAATGGGAGGCCCAGGTTGCGGACTACCAGAACCGCAAGACACTGACTGCCGCTCCGCTGGTTGCCGATGGCAAGGTGTTCGTCGGCTTCCAGGGTTGCAACGTCTTCAGTGAAGAAAAATGCGCCATGGTCGCCTTCGACGCCGAGACGGGCGAGGAACTCTGGCGCACCATCACCATCGAACGTCCCGGCGAAAGCGAAGACACCTGGGAAGGCATCCCCTTTGCCCTGCGTGGGGGCGGAGACATCTGGACCACGGCGAGTTACGACCCGGACGCGGATTTGATCTATATCGGTGTCTCACAGGCCAAGCCCTGGTCGCGTCTCAGCCGTGGCCATGACGGTGACGCGCTTTACACCACCTCCACCCTTGCGCTGAATCCCGACAGCGGCGAGATCGTCTGGCATCGCCAATACATTCCCGGCGAAACCAATGACATGGACGAGTCCTTCGAGCACATCCTGATCGATATCGCGGGCGAGCCTGCCTACGTCAATATGGGCAAGCTCGGCATTTTGTGGCGCGGTAACCGGGAAACCGGCGAACCCTTGCCCGCCTTCGACATCGGGCTGCAGGATCAGATCGACCTCAATGAGGATGGGACGTTCGCGGCCTATCGCGAGGGGGCGATCGGCGAGCTCAACGTGCCTCTGTCGAGCTGCCCGAGTGCGACGGGGTTCAGGAGCTGGCGCGCCATGGCCTTCAGCCCCGAGACCCGCGCGGTCTACGTGCCCATGGCCATCAATTGCGATGACGGCATCGTCTATACCGAAGTGGAAATGGTCGAAGGCGGTGGGGGTAATGGCCGTGGCGGCACCAACCGCGTCAACCATCCCGACGATCCGGACAATTCTGGCCGCATTCTGGCCATGAATGTCGATACCGGCGACATCATGTGGGAATTCCCGATGCGGACCACCGCCAATTCGGCCACGCTGGCAACGGCTGGCGGCGTGGTGTTCGGCGGCGACTGGGCGCGCAATTTCTACGCCTTCGACGCCGAAGACGGCGAAGTGCTGTGGGAAGTGACGCTGCCCCAGGCTGCCCAGGGCTACCCGATCACCTATGCGGTCGACGGCCGCCAATATGTGGCGATCCCCATCGGTGTGGGTGGCGCCACCTGGTCCACCAGCGTGCCCGAGGCGCTGGCGCCCGAGGTCCGTCGCCCCTCAGGCGGCAACATGATGATGGTCTTTGCTCTCCCCGAAGACGTCTGA
- the treZ gene encoding malto-oligosyltrehalose trehalohydrolase, translating to MHGSSATSIRYAFGPVLDGRGTVFRLWASLVETVTLKLYEPERLIAMERHAEGWFEIRVEGVGAGTRYLFVLPDGTEVSDPASRFQPHGVLSPSVICAPEFGWTDGEWTGRRWEEAVIYELHVGTFTAEGTFRAAIDRLDALAALGVTAVEIMPLHAFPGNRGWGYDGVCLYAPHSAYGTPDDFKALVDAAHARALMVYLDVVYNHFGPEGNLMPRFMPLLSRRHEGEYGTPLNFDDDNSGPVRRFIIENALYWLETFHCDGLRLDAVHEIPDESETHLLAELSATVKERLGDGRQVHLILENSHNEARWLDKAQTEAPYDAQWDDDIHHSLHVAVSGEKGGFYEKITEPFDMLTKALSEGFAFQQDEASGGKKPGEPSGHLPPTAFIAFVQNHDQIGNRPDGTRITHFLPPEQVRAMATLVFLSPTIPMLFMGEEWAASTRFFYFSDLGEDLRDPVRRSREEFLATWNMDAQAPDPFAVSTFERSCLDWSEIAREPHAEWLDFYRGLIETRRREIVPRLVGIGGHAGKAERIGDTTIDARWRLADGSELRLLANLGPDPHEGNGFDAGRRIWATGNVQAQILGPWSVAVSLDD from the coding sequence TTGCACGGCAGCTCCGCCACCAGCATTCGATACGCATTCGGCCCTGTTCTCGACGGTCGCGGCACGGTGTTTCGCCTGTGGGCTTCGCTCGTCGAAACCGTCACGCTGAAGCTGTATGAGCCCGAACGCCTCATTGCCATGGAGCGCCATGCCGAGGGCTGGTTCGAGATTCGTGTCGAGGGCGTTGGTGCCGGCACGCGCTATCTCTTCGTGCTCCCCGACGGCACCGAAGTTTCCGATCCTGCTTCACGCTTCCAGCCACACGGGGTATTGAGCCCGAGCGTGATATGCGCTCCCGAGTTCGGTTGGACCGACGGCGAATGGACCGGCCGGCGCTGGGAGGAAGCCGTCATTTATGAACTCCATGTCGGCACCTTCACGGCCGAAGGCACCTTCCGCGCCGCCATCGACAGGCTCGATGCCCTGGCTGCGCTGGGGGTCACTGCCGTCGAAATCATGCCCCTTCATGCCTTTCCCGGAAATCGAGGATGGGGATATGACGGCGTCTGCCTCTATGCGCCCCATTCGGCCTATGGCACGCCCGACGACTTCAAGGCACTCGTCGATGCCGCCCACGCCCGCGCCCTGATGGTCTATCTCGACGTGGTCTACAATCACTTCGGGCCGGAGGGGAACCTGATGCCCAGGTTCATGCCGCTATTGTCCCGCCGCCATGAGGGCGAATACGGCACGCCGCTCAATTTCGATGACGACAACAGCGGCCCGGTGCGCCGGTTCATCATCGAAAACGCCTTGTATTGGCTGGAAACCTTTCATTGCGACGGGCTTCGCCTCGATGCCGTCCATGAGATTCCCGATGAGAGCGAAACCCATCTGCTGGCCGAGCTGAGCGCCACGGTCAAGGAACGTCTGGGAGACGGTCGCCAGGTCCACCTGATCCTCGAAAACAGCCATAACGAGGCACGCTGGCTCGATAAGGCGCAGACCGAAGCCCCCTATGACGCCCAATGGGACGACGATATCCACCATTCGCTCCATGTCGCGGTCAGCGGCGAAAAGGGCGGCTTTTACGAAAAGATCACCGAGCCGTTCGACATGCTGACCAAGGCTCTGAGCGAAGGTTTTGCCTTTCAGCAGGACGAGGCGAGCGGAGGCAAGAAGCCGGGGGAGCCGAGCGGACATCTCCCGCCCACAGCATTTATCGCCTTCGTGCAGAATCACGACCAGATCGGCAACCGGCCCGACGGCACGCGCATCACCCACTTCCTGCCCCCCGAGCAGGTGCGCGCCATGGCCACGCTGGTGTTTCTAAGCCCCACCATCCCCATGCTGTTCATGGGTGAGGAATGGGCGGCGAGCACGCGGTTCTTCTATTTCTCCGATCTTGGCGAGGATCTGCGCGATCCCGTGCGCCGTTCGCGCGAGGAGTTCCTGGCCACCTGGAACATGGACGCTCAGGCGCCCGATCCGTTTGCCGTATCGACGTTCGAGCGTTCCTGCCTCGACTGGTCGGAGATTGCGCGAGAACCGCACGCCGAATGGCTGGATTTTTATCGCGGCCTGATCGAAACCCGCCGCCGCGAAATCGTCCCAAGGCTCGTTGGCATCGGTGGACATGCCGGCAAGGCCGAGCGGATCGGCGACACGACGATCGACGCCCGCTGGCGCCTGGCCGATGGGAGCGAGCTTCGGCTACTGGCCAATCTGGGGCCCGACCCGCACGAGGGGAATGGCTTCGACGCGGGCCGCCGCATCTGGGCGACAGGAAATGTCCAAGCGCAGATCCTCGGTCCGTGGAGCGTTGCCGTTTCCCTCGACGATTAA